The following proteins are co-located in the Desulfobacterales bacterium genome:
- a CDS encoding ISAs1 family transposase: MAKDVDSSILKHFSVLSDSRRDNRRHKLIDIITIAICAVIGNADSFEHIAEFGRAKHEWFRGLLELPHGIPSADTFERVFARIDPVELKTCFIEMKAG; the protein is encoded by the coding sequence ATGGCAAAAGACGTGGATTCATCCATTTTAAAGCATTTCTCTGTTCTTTCCGACTCAAGAAGAGATAATAGGCGTCACAAACTGATTGACATCATAACAATCGCGATATGTGCTGTTATCGGAAACGCTGACAGCTTTGAACATATCGCCGAATTTGGTCGGGCAAAACATGAGTGGTTTAGAGGATTGTTAGAGCTTCCGCATGGAATTCCGTCTGCGGATACATTTGAACGGGTCTTTGCCAGAATTGATCCCGTTGAACTCAAAACCTGTTTTATAGAGATGAAAGCAGGATAA
- a CDS encoding ThiF family adenylyltransferase — MAVNFASPRTVARNKTDVVQERLAQWTDSPTRVETFQGDLTRTDAVARLIDRADVVISALDNFAAQSAVGMACERADIPFAMVSAMGFCSQYTMYLPGPSHSYSSAWKHFSRGPGQKSINFGDPEIRRMMALQSVLFAVVLAGYTEEAIGEMLENFRLHGVAHFSDISCMNYLSASLGTLNALKHVTGQGRAVVFPEVVSFDMKRMRSVDGRQIIARVGQLNRVWRQGTEAVMACVRRWRNSEDQGDRLI; from the coding sequence ATGGCGGTGAATTTTGCCTCGCCTCGAACGGTTGCGCGCAATAAAACCGATGTGGTACAGGAGCGCCTGGCCCAATGGACTGATTCGCCGACCCGGGTAGAGACCTTCCAGGGGGATTTGACCCGGACGGATGCGGTGGCGCGGTTGATTGATCGGGCCGATGTCGTGATATCGGCGCTGGATAATTTTGCGGCGCAATCGGCCGTCGGGATGGCCTGCGAGCGGGCGGATATTCCCTTTGCCATGGTGAGCGCCATGGGCTTTTGCAGCCAGTATACGATGTATCTGCCGGGTCCATCGCATTCCTATTCATCGGCATGGAAACATTTTTCGCGCGGCCCCGGGCAGAAGTCCATAAATTTCGGTGATCCTGAAATTCGCCGCATGATGGCGCTTCAGTCGGTGCTGTTTGCGGTGGTGCTGGCCGGTTATACCGAAGAGGCGATTGGCGAAATGCTGGAGAACTTCCGGCTGCATGGTGTGGCGCATTTTTCGGATATTTCCTGTATGAACTATTTGTCGGCCTCTCTGGGCACGTTAAATGCGTTAAAGCATGTGACGGGGCAGGGGCGTGCGGTGGTTTTTCCGGAGGTGGTCAGTTTCGATATGAAGCGGATGCGTTCAGTTGATGGCCGGCAGATCATCGCGCGGGTGGGCCAGCTCAATCGTGTCTGGCGGCAGGGCACCGAGGCGGTGATGGCATGTGTCCGCCGGTGGCGCAATTCCGAGGACCAGGGAGACAGGTTGATATGA